Proteins from a genomic interval of Mustelus asterias unplaced genomic scaffold, sMusAst1.hap1.1 HAP1_SCAFFOLD_220, whole genome shotgun sequence:
- the LOC144485781 gene encoding uncharacterized protein LOC144485781, whose translation MGSVCGRGFSRSSGLSKRKCSHSMEKLWKCVDCGKEFNYPSQLEIHRRSHTGERPFTCSECGKGYTQSAHLLTHQRVHTGERPFKCSDCRKCFKSSWELMSHQRVHTDERPFRCSHCGIGFQHSHNLTVHQRIHTGDRPFTCSYCGKGFTRSSQLLTHQRVHTGERPFKCSDCGKCYKSSGELTSHQRVHTDERWFRCSHCGTGFRRSYDLILHQCTHTGESFSPASPHVLLELIFPMRTIS comes from the exons ATGGGTTCTgtatgtggacgaggcttcagccgATCATCTGGCCTGTCAAAACGTAAGTGCAGTCACTCCATGgaaaaactgtggaaatgtgtggactgtgggaaggaatttaattacccatcccagctggaaattcatcggcgcagtcacactggggagaggccgttcacctgctctgagtgtgggaagggatacactcagtCAGCCCACCTACTTactcatcagcgagttcacaccggcgagagaccttttaaatgctcagactgtaggaagtgcttcaaaagttcttgggaactgatgtcccatcaacgtgttcacactgatgagagaccgttcaggtgctctcactgtgggattgGGTTCCAGCATTCACATAACCTtactgtacaccagcgaattcacactggggataggccattcacctgctcctactgtgggaagggattcactcggtcatcccaactattgacacaccagcgagttcacactggggagagaccttttaaatgctctgactgtgggaagtgctataaaagttctggtgaactgacttcccatcaacgtgttcacactgatgagagatgGTTCAGGtgttctcactgtgggactgggttcaggcgatcataTGACCTCATTCTACACCAGtgcacccacactggggaaag tttctctcctgcCTCCCCTCATGTCCTCTTAGAGCTCATCTTCCCCATGAGAACCATCTCCtga